From Columba livia isolate bColLiv1 breed racing homer chromosome 27, bColLiv1.pat.W.v2, whole genome shotgun sequence:
GACCTTGGAAGATGCCCCATCGCGGGGGACGCTCGCTGCGGGCCAGGGAGACATGGCGtgagaggggctgggggagaTGGAGCggctctggcagccccaggctgggtctggctgtccccagccccagggctgtGTCCCTCAAGGGGGACACATGTCTGGGTCGTGGCTGGTGTCATGATGCATGGGGAGAGGGTGAACGAGTCCAGGAGGGTGTTGGGGTGTCACAGTGAGGGGCCAATGAGACAGGATCAGGCCAGAGCCACAGTTAAAGAGCTCCCACGGGTCCCGGACACTGAGGGTCTGGCTGCTGGGTGCAATTTCCCCCAGCATGGGGGATACATACGGGCGATCTCAAACAGCTCGGGCAGCTCCGTGCTCAGTTTCTGCATGGCGATGTCTGCGATGGGGCCCAGGATCACCACCGGCCGCTTGAAGCTGGCTGTGGGGAGAAGACGGAGCGGCTCAGGGAAGCTGCGGGCgagggcagagctggcagcacccAGGGGTCCAGCCCCGCTGCTCGAGGTGCCCGCAGGCCTGGGACTCATCCAGGGGAGCGGAGCCCACTGTCATCTGcagcggggcagccccggggccgACGTCCCCTGGGTGAGTTTGGGTGACGGGGATTCAGCCCCGGTACCCACCTTCCTTCAGGACCACCCTCTCATAGGGCGGGTAGTGGCCCTGCTTGGTGAGGGCAGACAGGTCCTCGCGGCTCTTCCGCAGCATTTTCTTGGCTCCCCGCAGGCCCCGCAGCTTCCAGAACTCGGCCCGTGCCCCGGAGGGGTTGGCACCAGATGTAGCTTTCATCGCTGACTCCAGGCTGGCGATCTGCTCGGCCCTGGGAGGGGAAAGGGCTCAGGACCTGGCACCTCTGGATTTACGCCCTGCCTTGTCTCGCTGGGCTCTGAGGAgcggggcaggaggagctggtgtccccgctcagcagcacagctggtgaGGCTGTGGCAGCCCCTTTCCTCTGGGACCTTGAGCATCGGCTGCCCCATCACCCAAGAAGGGATTTCAACAGCTCCTGCTTCCCAGCGCTGCTCCACCAGCCTTTGCCTCTTGCTGGGGCCAccatccatgtccccatcccgctggggggctgccccccagctctgctcatcCTGGGGCTGTTTGTTCCTGGCTCCATCCCTACCTGCGCTGGTTGGGGATGATGCCCttgtcctgctcctgcaggtCCCTGCCCATGCGCACAGCCAGCCAGCTCCCCAGCCTGCCGCGGTACATGGTGTCCAGCACGTGGAAGACGTCCCCGCGGACAAAGCTGAGCCCCGACGGTGTGTCCTTCTCGAAGTCAAAGTGTGTCCGGATGTAGAACGAGTCACCCACGTTGGATGAGATCATCTTCCTGTAAACTGGAGCCCAAGGTGAGAGAGACCATCAGAGGCTGAGGAGGAAGATGCTGCAGTGGAAGGTGCTGGAGGAGtctgggcaggagctgggctggccaGGAGCCTCCCCAGGAGCCCTGGCTGCTAGGGAGGGCGCTGGGGACACCTTTTCCTCCCATGGCTCGCTCAGGTGTGCTGTAAATAGCAGGATGTGACCCCCCAGCACACACTGGCCACTCCAGGCTGAGCAATGGTGCCAGAAAGGCCAGATCCAGGATGCTGAGGCACAACCAGAGCCAGGATGGTCTGGTCCTCTCCCATCACCTCtctggaggaggaggggggTGAAGGGAGGAAGGACCAGCCTGCGGGGGCAGAAAGGGCCATGGCAAgtccagcagctctgatgcttgCTCAGAAGAGACAGAGGAGGGAGAGGCACAAGCCCAGGATGAGTCTGGTTGTCACTCACTGTCCTGCTTGCTCTGGGTCCGCAGCACGATGTCCTCGCCCGGCGGCAGGCTCATCAGGTACTCCACAGCCTCCTCGCGGGTCAGGTTCTGGAAACTGGTGTCGTTCACCTGCCATGGAAAAGCATTTGGACACGGCTCTGCCGAAGGGACAGAGGGCACAGGTACCAGCAGAAGTCCTGGGGGTGGCAGCGCCCAGGGCAGGGTGGGAGAGGTGACCAGTCCCTGTCACCTGAGCACCTGCCACCACCCCTAGTGACCCTGGGGAGGGCCCCTGGGCCAGCCAAGGTGCTGCCTGGACCCCGCTGGGTGTTAGCGGTGCCAGAGCCAGGACCGTCCCCCGAGGCAGTGCCCGCAGAGCCAATGGGTAGAGGCCATGGGCACTGACCCAAATCAATGCCCAGCAGGAGAAATCCTGATCCCCAGACCCAAGAGGTTTGTGCCAGCCCTGCTACAGAAGTGTTCGGAGCTGTTCCCATCCCCAGGTACCTGCAGGATCTGGTCCCCTTCCCGGACGCCCTGGCTCTCAGCCGGGCTCCCCTCCTGCACGCCCGACACGAAGATGCCCACGTCGTTCCCCCCAGCCAGGCGCAGCCCAGCGCTCTTGGCCTTCACAAAGTGCACGACCCTGGAGTCGGCGCTGTACCTGTCGGGGGGAGCCACGGTCAGCCCAGCAGTGACACACCGGGGACAGCACAGGGGGTCACCGGCCCTGTGACCCCAaccctgtgctggagcagcttcccatctcccagcccttcCCCGCCGCCTCTCGCAGACTAACCCGTCCCTGTGTGCAGCTCGGGCCGCGGGGCTGGTGTGGGGGCTGCGGCTACTGGCCCCCTCCACGGCTTCCAGCAGGTCTGCAGGGAAGGAGAGCGGCTCCAGGGGACGGCGGGCGCTGCGCCGCTGCCCGGGCTCTGCCAGGGGGTCGGACAGCGAGACGCGCAGGAGCCCGGAGCCCCCTCAGTGTCCTGAGCTCCCTCGGCCTCAGCTGAGCTCACTCACCAGGGCCCCGAGCGTTGTCCACAATCGTGTTGGCCACAGGGTCCCTGTTTGTTCGTCTCTCCTCCCTGGAACAAAgtcagggcaggatttgggcagGTGACGGGGCCGGCACTGGATGGGCACAGGCAGGCAGtgccacagcagggacagcggaGCAAGCTGGGACTGAATGGCAGAGCCAGCCCGTGGTGACCCAGCCCCTGCAGACAGGCAGAGAGCACAGCGGGACCTGGCGGGGGAcggggctggtggggacagaGCGGGACTCACGGTGAActcctcctggcagcagctggagggggcGGGGAGGCCTCACGGGATGGCGGGTGGGACCGTTCAGAGTTGATGTCGGAGATGTCTGCAGCGACAGGAGGGAAGACACGTCAGTGGTCGTCCAGGCCTTGTGCCGTGTATCTGGCCCCGTCACCACGTCCCCTCACCATCCATCCGGGAGCTGTCGCTCTGGCTGTCGTCTATGTCAGCAATGTTGACCAGGAACTGCCGGTTGTCGCGGAGGACGAGCAGGGTCAGGGTCCCCTCCGTGCGCTCGATGAGCTGCTGGGTGTCAGCCAGGGACATGTCCTCGCTGGGCACCCCGTTGATCTGAGAGACAGAGCAGCTGGCCTCAGGGCGCTCGCTCCTGGGAAAGCCACCCCCAGGAATCGCTCCAGCGCGATGCTCCAACTGCCACCTTCCCAGGCCCTTCCCAGCCCCTCCagtccagccccagctcccacagctgCCTCTGTCCCGGGCCATGTCCCTGTTCCTGGATGCCTCCCAGTGGGGCCTCATCCTGCACAGAGGAAACAAATTAGTGAGGCTAATTAACTCCCACCTTTAGCTGCAGAGGGCCCAGCGtggaggcaggagctgcagagacCTGCTCAGCTACTTCCCAAAGCTCAGTTTTACTTTGACCTGTCCTGCCACACATCACACTGGTACTGGGGAGTCAGGCCCCCAGCGGCCTGTGGGGCTGTGATCTCCCCGAGGCTCAGCAGCTTTTCCCACCCAGGAACAAAATCCCTCCTGTTTGTCCCAGAGCTGCTTTGGCCCCAGTTCCCAGCAGCCACGGCTCTGCCTGGCCCGTGTGTGTAGATGAATCATcacacacagagtcacagaatgtcagggattggaagggaccttgaaagatcctCCGCTCCAATCCCCCCGCGGAGCATCTCCCTCCATCTGCTCATCCCCAAATACTTCAAGCATTGTTTCACCTGACGTACTCTGACACCCGAGCTCCCTGGGCGGGGACACGCACACGTGGCAGGGGACAAGGTGCCGTGGGGACAGCGGGGTGGACACGATCCTGCTGCGGCAGCAGGACAAGCCACTGTCCCTGGCTGAACGCCGCGGGGCTGCCCCAAGCAGCCAGGCTCGGCATTGCGGGGAGCTGGTCCCCAAGAGCCCGCGGGGTTCCCGGTGCCAACTGGGAGCCGGGGCAGAGTGTGGGCACCCAACCAAGCCCGTAAAGCCGCCATCCTTGGCACGCAGCTCTTGGCTTGTCCCCTGTGGTGACACTAGGGACGAGCCACCCAAAGATGGGGAAATGAGATCCCCAGCAAGCGCTGTGTGCCCCATACCTTCAGGATGAGGTCTCCCTCCTGCAAGGAGCCATCCCTTGCCGCCAGCCCACTCTCCACTATGTGCTTGATGAAGAGCTGACTCCCCAGCTTCAGGCCATACTCTGTATCAGAGACCACGACAGCATCAGCACCAGGCGGGTGCAGGACCCGCCCGAGGTCCCCTCTGGGCACCGTCCCCACGAGCCCACCCTGGGTCCCCTCGGGGCACTAGGAAGCCCCAAAGCTCAGCTCTGCAACCGCGGGCTGAGTCCTGGCACATCCAGTGGGTGCACAGCCTGCACTGCCCACCCACCACAAGCCAGACCCTGCATCAACCGCGCCATCACCTCCCAGGGGACACACGGCCACAAATCAGGTGacaggacacagggacagagggagcgGGAGGCCTTCACCTTCATTCTGCTTCTGCTTCACCAGGACCGACGTGATGGGCTTTGTGGGCACATTCTGGTGTGGCAGCCGCTTGAAGCCAGACACCAGGGCCAGGCCGTTGGTGTCCCATTCGTCACTGAAGCCATTGGCAGAGCGGTGCCGGCTGTAGCCCCTGTGATCCGAGCCGCTGCCGGGGCTCTGCCGCCAGTGGCTCCTGTCCTGGCTTTGCCTCCGGTTCCGGGACACCAGCTTGTGCTGGCGGCCGTCACCGTGGTGGTCGCCAGAGCTTCTCTCGCTGGACGAGTCCCCGTCGTAGCCCTGGCTGTGGTCCAGGTCGtcccgggagcggcgcagggcTGGATCCGCACTGTGCAGCCCATCGTCCTCATCCGAATCATAGCGCCGGGGCGCAGCCGgggacctggggctgctctTGCTGGCGGGGAGGTGAAccttcttctgtcttttaaCTGTCTGCAGTGGAAAGCGAGGAAAGGATGGCGGGtgcagctgcctctgccagATGTTCCTACAGCAGTTGCCAAGTCCCAACAGCACCCGGGgtgtgtgtgacaggggagcCGGGATGGGGACAGGTGCAGGGCAGCCCCGTGCACAGTGCCGACCCCGGCCCGCCATAGGTACCACTCACAATGTTGACGATCTTGCCGCAGGTTTTAAGCGTCTGGATGGCAAATGAGGACGAGACGTTCTCCATGGAGAGGCCGTTCACCATCACAATGTGATCCTTCCTCCTGGGAAGGAAATCGCAGCCGGGGGGCTTGCGGGTGCTGAGGGCAACCATTGCCCCAGGGGTCCCAACCAGCCGGACAGGGTGCCAGCGGTGCTGGCTCTGTCCCAGCAGGACCAATTCACTGCCCTTCCCAGTGAgcatcccccatgtccccacgtccccgtGCACTCACTGGAGCCGCCCCATTGCTGGTCCCCCGGCCACCACATCCGAAACGACCACCGCTGTGTCCCCAGTCACCTTGTTGGGACGGTCCCGGCCCCCAGAGACAGCGAAGCCAAAGCCCCGTTGAGGGTCCTACAGGGACGGGCAGATGGGGGTCAGGCAGAGCAGGCCCACAGCCCCGTCCCCT
This genomic window contains:
- the TJP3 gene encoding tight junction protein ZO-3 isoform X1; protein product: MAPAPGWPVLAGGLRGSWCPHAAPPQGQDSPWQQHPPRLEVAAWTESRDVELISVTVGKPPCCKRNDGGLVLRQRLAHKGLSKAPWSDTTATSPGARWLLPGRIGGSPEVGLRKGPAAARRSRSRSVPPDAGQGLPHGPAAAATVPRLRWRVPSMEEMVIWEQHTVTLSKDPQRGFGFAVSGGRDRPNKVTGDTAVVVSDVVAGGPAMGRLQRKDHIVMVNGLSMENVSSSFAIQTLKTCGKIVNITVKRQKKVHLPASKSSPRSPAAPRRYDSDEDDGLHSADPALRRSRDDLDHSQGYDGDSSSERSSGDHHGDGRQHKLVSRNRRQSQDRSHWRQSPGSGSDHRGYSRHRSANGFSDEWDTNGLALVSGFKRLPHQNVPTKPITSVLVKQKQNEEYGLKLGSQLFIKHIVESGLAARDGSLQEGDLILKINGVPSEDMSLADTQQLIERTEGTLTLLVLRDNRQFLVNIADIDDSQSDSSRMDDISDINSERSHPPSREASPPPPAAARRSSPEERRTNRDPVANTIVDNARGPDLLEAVEGASSRSPHTSPAARAAHRDGYSADSRVVHFVKAKSAGLRLAGGNDVGIFVSGVQEGSPAESQGVREGDQILQVNDTSFQNLTREEAVEYLMSLPPGEDIVLRTQSKQDIYRKMISSNVGDSFYIRTHFDFEKDTPSGLSFVRGDVFHVLDTMYRGRLGSWLAVRMGRDLQEQDKGIIPNQRRAEQIASLESAMKATSGANPSGARAEFWKLRGLRGAKKMLRKSREDLSALTKQGHYPPYERVVLKEASFKRPVVILGPIADIAMQKLSTELPELFEIAPSVPRDGASSKVIKLDSVRLIAEKDKHALLDITPSAVERLNYVQYYPVVVFCEPESRQGIKAMRQWLAPDSRKSSRRLYAQASKMKKHCSHLFTATVSLSSNAWYEAIKDIIRTQQSQPVWTAVEQADLAREDSLELLNPPSAAASGYLTCDSRANSDYEDTDGEAGAYTDGETEDTCDQPGLARSSEPAQVSPGHGLSEQAPKQQQEPRRGQRHDSIREYEHDAVRKRFTRARDDSDEDEGYEWGPATDV
- the TJP3 gene encoding tight junction protein ZO-3 isoform X2, encoding MEEMVIWEQHTVTLSKDPQRGFGFAVSGGRDRPNKVTGDTAVVVSDVVAGGPAMGRLQRKDHIVMVNGLSMENVSSSFAIQTLKTCGKIVNITVKRQKKVHLPASKSSPRSPAAPRRYDSDEDDGLHSADPALRRSRDDLDHSQGYDGDSSSERSSGDHHGDGRQHKLVSRNRRQSQDRSHWRQSPGSGSDHRGYSRHRSANGFSDEWDTNGLALVSGFKRLPHQNVPTKPITSVLVKQKQNEEYGLKLGSQLFIKHIVESGLAARDGSLQEGDLILKINGVPSEDMSLADTQQLIERTEGTLTLLVLRDNRQFLVNIADIDDSQSDSSRMDDISDINSERSHPPSREASPPPPAAARRSSPEERRTNRDPVANTIVDNARGPDLLEAVEGASSRSPHTSPAARAAHRDGYSADSRVVHFVKAKSAGLRLAGGNDVGIFVSGVQEGSPAESQGVREGDQILQVNDTSFQNLTREEAVEYLMSLPPGEDIVLRTQSKQDIYRKMISSNVGDSFYIRTHFDFEKDTPSGLSFVRGDVFHVLDTMYRGRLGSWLAVRMGRDLQEQDKGIIPNQRRAEQIASLESAMKATSGANPSGARAEFWKLRGLRGAKKMLRKSREDLSALTKQGHYPPYERVVLKEASFKRPVVILGPIADIAMQKLSTELPELFEIAPSVPRDGASSKVIKLDSVRLIAEKDKHALLDITPSAVERLNYVQYYPVVVFCEPESRQGIKAMRQWLAPDSRKSSRRLYAQASKMKKHCSHLFTATVSLSSNAWYEAIKDIIRTQQSQPVWTAVEQADLAREDSLELLNPPSAAASGYLTCDSRANSDYEDTDGEAGAYTDGETEDTCDQPGLARSSEPAQVSPGHGLSEQAPKQQQEPRRGQRHDSIREYEHDAVRKRFTRARDDSDEDEGYEWGPATDV